The DNA sequence CTCCTCTTTGATTCGTCGATTTTGTCGCCCTGGCAACATAACCGACCACTTTGGTAACCGCGCAACGcgttaaaggaaaaaaatcagctGATTTAAAATCAGTATTTAAAAAGTAATAGCACGTGTAATGCCGGTTTTGTTCATGTTAGGGCAACCGCGGCGATGGAGATCAGCGCCGTAGCAACAGCGTTACTTTCTGTGGTTTTCATTTACTTACCGATCGGAGTTTTCTCTAGTATCTGCTATCGTTTGAACCCTTTGTTGTTTGAAAGATGTATAAATCTTGGCTACAACTACACTGCCAGTTTCCCTAATGATATCAACTTTCAGGAGAAGACTTTGGCTTATCAATTGGAGCAAGATACAAGACTGTTCAAACAATGCTCTCGACATTTAGATATTATGTTGTGCGCTATTTATGTCCCTAAATGTGTTGAAAACGTTAACTTTCCCGTTCTGCCGTGTAGAGAAGTTTGTGAAGATTTTGTAAGAGACTGTGAAGCGGAAGTCGTCTATGAAAAAATCGAATGGATTAAAGGCCTATGCCGACTCTTGCCTTCGATTCGAAAAGACAGGAAGTGCCTTAGACCGGCGAATTATAAACCTCGCGACAACACAACGGGTaagtaaaattgatttttttacagTAAAAACATTGTCACGTTTCAGTGACTCGAGTTATATTGTGTTAATAAAATTCGTGTTGCTGACTAACGCTGACTGAAGACGATAACAGATAACGATCGATATCAAGCACCTGACTGTACGGTGAAAACTGGCCAAATCAAATTTGAATTCGAAAGCAGTTTAAGCACGTACGTGGAATAATAAAGGGATTATATCCAAGATCAACATCTTCGttgcaattattttttaaattttagtttgTCCGAATAAATATATCGCCGTGTTATAAACTCCTGAGTTGATCCCACGTCGCTCCAGTTACAAGCCGCATGCAAATTTTTCAGAGGAATCGTTTCCTTTTCATTCTAAAATTAGCAAGGAACAATTCGCCGTACAAGTGGCacctttttaaaacaataatggcACTTTCATGACTAATGCGTCTGCATTCATATTGCTCAAATTAAGGCTGTTTTCTAGTAAGAAGTTTGTATTTGGCTTTTAGCAGGTGTTTATAGTGTTGGACAATTGTCGAAAGATTTGTACGCTGGtagaataataatataaaaattaacTTAACTAAAACAATTTGACGACAAATCCTACATGTCACTTTTTTTTAACTATATAAAGGCTATTTTAAGATTGGAAATTGATCCATGATAATTTACTCAGTTCAGTTACAAGATGGGCGTTAAATTTTATGCCGTTATAGCTACCAAAAGGagttcaaaaaaatatttgttgaaaaaaattcttttcaaaCCAAAATGAAAGCAAATTAGAAAAAACACTTTACTTTTTTGCTTctacaaattttcaaaatggtatgaaaacagaacagaaaaaaaaaactgtcacatGAAAGTCTTAgcggaaaaatatatttctccCGGCTAACACCTGTTGAGGAGGGGAGCTAGGTACACTAAATAAACAGCTGTTTCGCCAACCAGTCGTCGACGGCAAACGGTTTCCTAAATAAACCATAAAACTAAACTAAAACTGAAAATACTGTAATTTAAAGAAACTCTGATATATCAGgttatttaagaaaaaagaaaaggaaagaaaaatgaactttaaaagaaaaatttgtgcAAGAAATGACAAGATAAAACGTGTGTATGTCTTGCTCTTGATGCACAATAGACCTTGTaacggttttggaagccatattgacgagtaggcaagcgcgtgagaaattgcagtgtctgtatgagaatctaatgtcaaataatttccACAAAACGGTTGACGGttcaaaaaaaacatgaattgtAAACCTAAGCTTCACACTCCTAAGGACTTTACTAAAAAAagtttgagggcgttacatgcagcTACATACGCAAGAACAACTTTCTAAAATTGTCGATACATTTGTCTGCAAAAATGTTTCTTCCTGCCCACTAAAATTCCCGGAagaattgcagacaaatatgtggaaaatctaaaacaaGCGTCTGGAGAAATTTCAGCACAGGTTCGGCCccaaatcctttgctgtgtattTGAAATTAGATTCTCAGGTACAAACACTCACGCGCTTGCcgactcgtcaagatggcttccaaaaccgtgacaaggtctaaaGGCAGCTGCTTTAGGTCCGAGGCTCTCAAGTTTACTCAACAGCCCAAAGAAATCGCAAGGGGACGTTATCTTTACAAACACTAAAATTAAATGAATCCGACCATGTTCTGTTCCTACCATAATGGAAAATACCGgaatttttttagtattttgaaataattatgagaattttatttttcttattcccCTATCGCCTCGAAAAACAGGTAAATTCACGTAGATTTTCCGAACACGCCACCTGTTGGTCATAATGCGAAAACACGTGATACGCTACATTGAAAAGTCCTGATTAGAGCCCTGTCTAAACATatctagatttttttttttttggcctagtccctgtacggcatTTACCCAGTACCTCTaggtcaattcacttcggtggCGTATCCAGGGCGAACGGGCGGGACCTCGTGagccgaaacgctttggccgcgcggaataatgaggcctagggactacgCAAGATATCTTTTAACCCACAGATTTTtctttgcggattcaaaaatttccacgtccacacgtatctTAACTGTACACACGTTATAAGACTTGAAACTGAAGTCCAAGAAGTAAAGAAGCGATAACCTCATGAACATTGCGCTTGGCACTGTCTTGTGTATTCACGGTTGAGGGATTTAGCCTAACTTGTCCGCGtcaaaaatggacaaaaaccGTGAAAAGCTCTATTGGGTGGCACTTGAcctctgcaaaacaaaacaaaatactcCTACCATTTTCGGTAGTCCTTCCTGCGGTACGGCAAAAACCTCACCCTCAACTTGCTTGATTAGATCACTTTAAGTTACGTGTTGGCTAGCTACGTTCGCACGGCAACGaccgaattttcgaccggttgaCACGGAATTGTTCACCGCAGCatgttcacacggaaccaccTGAACGGAACAAAAGTTTAGACGCCTAGTCGTTCAAAGTTCATTGTaaacagagcaaaaatattgaacggtcccAAGTGACCTAGGTGTCCGTCAAATTTTTTAGCTGGTTAAAGATTCGTCCAGAAACTTATCAAGATTCATAAGTTAGGAGGTCCGCTTACGGAACCACGCAAAGCGTATAAAAAAATTTCGGCGCCTAGCCGCTCAAGATATGCACCCCAAAAACGAGGTCAAATGTTTAACCGGTACGGTCGAAAATTTGTCCAGTGTAAGCAGCACTGATAGCCGTCTAAGGCGTGTCTGCATGTATGCGTGGCAACTCAGCTAGCAGCTGAGAGAGgtgtctgcgtgggaggctagctaGAAGATGCCATTGTGGAATTGCTAAAGTAGCGCTTTGCGCATGGGCAGACGGTAAAACTATTGGAGAAAATTCAAGCTGGTTCGTTATTTATGTTTGAACaaagcgaaaatattgaacgtTTCCATGTGAACAAAGTATCTGGTGTCGAAGTATCGTATTGAACAGTTCCATTTCAACGAAGTGTGCAGTCAAATAATCCATCCTGTCGAACTGATTCGTCCGGTGATATGTGAACGGAGTCTAAAATCCTCGAAAAACCGGGGAGCATGAAataatgaaggaaaaaagaataaaacgtCGAAGTGTTCAGGGGCTCAAAAGCGGTCATTATGAGCTGGGTGAACGATTTGATTCCAAGGGCCTTTACGCTGTACACGATACGTTAATACAAGATGCTCGGGTGGTGCCCGCTTTATATAATTCAGTTTATAAGTTAAAGAAGAAGGATTGGAAAAAGAAGACGTTTCTCGTCTCGAGCTCATAGAGACCAGACAATCTAAAAGTTATGAAGTAACGAAATTTGACTGTTCATTTAAGTGGCACCGATAGTATGAGTATGACGAGATGTTTCAAAACCAATGCTGTGCATGTTGAAAGAAATATCTCGAAAATTCACCTCGGGCAAACAGCCTGAATTctggacttgtttgtttacttggCGAGGTCCCAAGTAAGAGCATCGCATCTAGTAAAAAACCCTTAATTCCTATTAAAACTATTTAGTTTGAAGGTTAACTTGAattgtttacttgttttttcTCCCGAAGCTCCCATTCTTCAGAACTGTGCCAAGCTGCGTATGTCATCATGTTCTCATCTCGGCTACACACACACCACACAATCAAGTGACCTACAATTTATTCTAAACAATGTGCTCAAAGGAAAAAACTTTGGAAATCACTCTACGTGTTCGTCGACTATTAAAAATATTCTCTGCGCGGAGTTCGCTCCGCCATGCTTCCCCGAGCACAAAGAGAAAATAGTACTCCACACGGTATGCAAGTCCGATTGTGAAAACGCGCGAAAAGAATGCCCCGAGTTATATAGCAAGCATTTTAGTGAACACAGCTTCTGTGAGCTAATGGCAACAGAAAAGAGTGATTTGGAAGGATTTTGTAAGCTTACAAAATGGCCGACTGCCGTACGGTGGCCGACACACCCAAATCTCACGGGTAAGTAGAAGTAATGGCTGTGCATGACAAGGTTAGTCTGCTACGACTGCTACACAaccgtttttagtgtcatcaCGCAAGGCTCCTCCccagaagcgttgcgtgacgacgaCACTAAAACTGTGTAGCAGACCATGCCATGTTGGGATTACCTTTTTAACAGCATgcgtggcaaaaacaaaaaactggatggggggagggggagagaggTGCGAACTTCCTTACTCCCCTTCGCCCATCCCTTTGGACGCCTGCAACACAGGCTGCCTTTTAGACTCTATGCCTTCTCGATATTGATGCATGCGCAAGTTTCCTGACTACCACGCCGCTTTACTGAATCAAAATTCGAATGACATTTCAACCCTTTTTGagggtttgggggggggggggggggacgagTCAGTGCATCAGGAATGTTGTCGATCGCATCATGTAATTTCAGCCTGAAACCTTACTATGCATCGCATCCCtgatttatataattttattcTTAATTCTCTTAATTATTCAGAAGCACCAACTCTCCACTCTTCAAAACCCACAACCTCTTCGTCTTCCTCCAGACCTTCCTCACCAGACTTACCTTCGACCCAGTCATCCGTGAATTTTCCCAATTCGGTTCCTCCCAGTCCCAACGTCCCTTTGCACGCCAAAGCGTCCACGCCAGTTGTCGTCACTTCCGTGTGTACGGTTATTCTTGTGATGACTGTCATCGGCATCGTATTTTTACTCCTGCTGAGAAAGCGGCGTCGATGTTATCAAGGCTGGTCAGTGAGAGGATATCGTGAACAGTTAAACGAGTTAGAGATCACGGTCTCCTTAAGGACGTAAACTTTCGAACAATATTTCATCATCTAGGAGTTTTATTAATGAGATTGTCTACTACTCACCTTCTGATCACATACCTGGCAAGCTCTCAAGCGAAAATCACGGTTTGCCAAAGAATCGGACGCAGATACAGGAAAcaactctttaaaaaaaaatttggtacCCTTAACCTTATGTGGGGATTAGTGAAAACTGCAACGAGGTTTGAATACTTGACCATAAAGAGACTGATGAAGACTGATCATTGATTCAAATTCAAGAgtggaatgaatgaatgaaggaaCGACGGAACGGTGGATGTATAACTGGGGAGAGGGAGAAATAGATGAATGAAATATAAAAGATAGACAAGAACTATATCGAAAATAAGTTAATGATCGTCAATTGCAAGAAgtaatagaccttattcacgatacccaccatctttgcacgcgctctaggattgatgggataaaagaaATGTCTCGcggtatttcagggggcaaacaagtgataaaatgtCTCAATACGAGTTGCAAAATATTCAGTTCAATTTTAGACTAGTTTCACGTCATTATTgcttgctgtgaggacatctacCGTCCCTActgcattaaaaaaatgtatcaacGATCACGTCCacccataatttgccattatTGTCTTTAAGATAAAACGTTCTTCGTTTTTtgttgccaaaaataaaaaaaatgcaagcgCGATTTCTTGTATTGGCAGATTTTATCGCTTGTTTGCTCCCTaggaaaccacgtgacaagacATTTATCCCACCAGTCCTTATGTGCGTGCAAAGATAGCAGGTATCGTGAATGGGGTCTATATATTACCTCTACATGAGCAGGTCTCATTGATAAACATTATTTTCTGAAGGAGGGTTTTTTACTCGCTTGGAAATAAATATTGAGTTGAATGAATTATGAACGACAATAAATGTTTTCAAGTAATATggattcgatttttttttttaaataatttgctGCCAGTTGAACTGCTCCAGCGGAAATTGTATAGAGCCGAGTCTTTGGAGGTGAATAAATATGAGTTCAAAAGTCTTAAAAGATTCAGAAGCGGTTCAAATCATGAGGGTCAGATACGAGCAATATTTTAATCACGTTGTTCTCCGTTTGTTCACCGAGCTTATTAAAGCTGATTATAATCCAAAGTTTCGTCCCGGTATCAAAAACCCCAGACAAAGTAACCCAGATATCAAGAACGGTTCGCTTTTAATGGCCAAAAATGTAAACATTCTGTGTTGGGCTCTATTTCAAGATGCTCTCCTCGAACTTTCTACGTGTGGCAAGTGACTTACGGAgcatgtttacatggaggtgggggaccccagataggtgtgGTAACATGCGGTGGGTCACCCTACCTATCATGTAACGGTGATCGAATCAGAAAATAAGATATTATATTGAGAGGCGGGTTACCTGTcctacctggggtctcccacctcctcttgtcgcccgcaaaacGCAGATTCCTTGAATACAATGATATTATACTTTCTTGTCGATTTCAAAACTGGCGAAAGCAGAGTTTTTGAAAGGTCACAATTTCCGGCTCATTgagtaaacattattttttatgccGCTTTGTATCGGACTCTTCGCACATTACTTACAAATGTGTTGTGAAATGCAGTATTGAGCAGGGGGTTGAATTTGTGAGAGCTTGTGAGTGGAAAAGCACCAAAGGGCAATCAACATTCACTAGACTGTTTATTTCTATTAAAAACAGTCACGCAGCAAAGCTCAGAAACTTCTAATCAGTTCTCTAGCTACGTCAGATCTCTAGCTACGTAACCTAAGCAAAACATTTTCTAGCCTTCTGATTGGCACGAACAAGTTTTGTTCTACGTTGTAAAGAATTTAATCCATGAGCCATTCATTTAATGTCTCCAGTTACTTCTCTTGTGTCTCTATGGGAATACATTCTAAGGGTAATCGTACAAGGCCAGCAGCTCATTCTCCTACTGTGCTGCATTCCCAACTGACTTACAATGGACCCACAGTTCATGTCATCTCCTTAATGCGCCATTTATTAGAACTGCTTTACGGTTTCCGTTATTTGAAATAGTTGATGATTCTTTTTTTCGATTTGAGGCATACCTCATCATTTGCGTCTCGCGGGCAAGTGCTTCCAACGTAAACCACTCTGCAACTGGCCGAGAAGAGTTTTTAGTATAACTGCACGTTCTTATAGTAGGCACTGCGACCACCAAGGACCTTAATAGGGGCACCCAACCTACTGTTTTccgtaaaatatctgttcgtagaagcaaatattgcctagaactTTTTGTTACTTAAGGACGGCTAAAATTTCTTGACGACCGGCTCCATTCATGTACAAATTTCCAATAATTTAATAAATTCCTCATGTTTtta is a window from the Porites lutea chromosome 10, jaPorLute2.1, whole genome shotgun sequence genome containing:
- the LOC140950465 gene encoding uncharacterized protein isoform X1 codes for the protein MEISAVATALLSVVFIYLPIGVFSSICYRLNPLLFERCINLGYNYTASFPNDINFQEKTLAYQLEQDTRLFKQCSRHLDIMLCAIYVPKCVENVNFPVLPCREVCEDFVRDCEAEVVYEKIEWIKGLCRLLPSIRKDRKCLRPANYKPRDNTTAPILQNCAKLRMSSCSHLGYTHTTQSSDLQFILNNVLKGKNFGNHSTCSSTIKNILCAEFAPPCFPEHKEKIVLHTVCKSDCENARKECPELYSKHFSEHSFCELMATEKSDLEGFCKLTKWPTAVRWPTHPNLTEAPTLHSSKPTTSSSSSRPSSPDLPSTQSSVNFPNSVPPSPNVPLHAKASTPVVVTSVCTVILVMTVIGIVFLLLLRKRRRCYQGWSVRGYREQLNELEITVSLRT
- the LOC140950465 gene encoding frizzled-4-like isoform X2, translated to MEISAVATALLSVVFIYLPIGVFSSICYRLNPLLFERCINLGYNYTASFPNDINFQEKTLAYQLEQDTRLFKQCSRHLDIMLCAIYVPKCVENVNFPVLPCREVCEDFVRDCEAEVVYEKIEWIKGLCRLLPSIRKDRKCLRPANYKPRDNTTAPILQNCAKLRMSSCSHLGYTHTTQSSDLQFILNNVLKGKNFGNHSTCSSTIKNILCAEFAPPCFPEHKEKIVLHTVCKSDCENARKECPELYSKHFSEHSFCELMATEKSDLEGFCKLTKWPTAVRWPTHPNLTEAPTLHSSKPTTSSSSSRPSSPDSPSTQSSVNFPNSVPPSPNVPLHAKASTPVVVTSVCTVILVMAVIGIVFYSY